One window of Triticum dicoccoides isolate Atlit2015 ecotype Zavitan chromosome 5A, WEW_v2.0, whole genome shotgun sequence genomic DNA carries:
- the LOC119301563 gene encoding serine/threonine-protein kinase RIPK-like yields MAAQSWNPFSCCVRGAAVDDDDHRESRRGNKGSPRSPLKSLSSSGTLSPEELSLTLSGSNLHSFTYAELRAATASFSRANYLGCGGFGPVYKGAVNDKLRPGLAAQAVAVKYLDLECGTQGHQEWLAEVFFLGQLRHKNLVKLIGYCYEDDYRMLVYEFMSAGSLEKHLFKSISGSLPWMTRMKIAVGAAKGLAFLHGADPPVIYRDFKASNILLDSDYNTKLSDFGLAKDGPQGDATHVTTRVMGTHGYAAPEYIMTGHLTAKSDVYSFGVVLLELLSGRQSVDRARRPREQNLVDWARPYLKRPDKLHQVIDSALECQYSCKGAEVAALVAYKCLSQNPKSRPSMREVVKALEPVLDMDDFFPAGPFVLTIVVEDEKVMDMKVETEEKHQSHHQNHQDRHRHKYPESVIHDDIVIHGDNRQVAGFTGVLRRQQRTLSYHRERGA; encoded by the exons ATGGCCGCGCAATCTTGGAACCCTTTCTCTTGCTGCGTCCGCGGCGCAGCCGTGGACGACGACGACCACCGCGAGTCGCGGAGGGGGAATAAGGGCAGCCCGAGGTCGCCGCTGAAGAGCCTGAGCTCGTCGGGGACGCTGTCACCGGAGGAGCTCTCGCTGACGCTGTCCGGCTCGAACCTGCACTCCTTCACATACGCCGAGCTCCGCGCGGCGACGGCGAGCTTCTCGCGCGCCAACTACCTCGGCTGCGGCGGGTTCGGCCCGGTCTACAAGGGCGCCGTCAACGACAAGCTCCGCCCCGGGCTGGCCGCGCAGGCCGTCGCCGTCAAGTACCTCGACCTGGAGTGCGGCACGCAGGGGCACCAAGAGTGGCTG GCAGAGGTTTTCTTTCTTGGGCAACTGAGGCACAAGAACCTAGTGAAACTGATCGGCTACTGCTACGAGGACGATTATCGGATGCTAGTCTACGAGTTCATGAGCGCCGGGAGCTTGGAGAAGCACCTCTTCAAAA GTATCAGTGGGTCTCTCCCATGGATGACAAGGATGAAGATCGCTGTTGGCGCGGCAAAGGGCCTCGCCTTCCTTCATGGTGCCGACCCGCCGGTGATCTACCGCGACTTCAAAGCCTCCAACATCTTGCTCGATTCG GACTACAACACTAAATTGTCAGACTTTGGGCTGGCCAAGGATGGGCCTCAAGGCGACGCAACACACGTGACAACACGTGTAATGGGGACACACGGGTATGCAGCGCCCGAGTATATCATGACGGGCCACTTAACCGCCAAAAGCGACGTCTATAGCTTCGGTGTTGTGCTCCTGGAGCTCCTCTCAGGACGACAATCTGTGGACCGTGCACGACGACCAAGGGAACAGAACCTAGTGGACTGGGCTAGGCCCTATCTCAAACGGCCAGACAAACTGCACCAGGTGATCGACTCGGCCCTCGAGTGTCAGTACTCGTGCAAGGGTGCCGAAGTGGCTGCGTTGGTGGCGTACAAGTGTTTGAGCCAAAACCCCAAGTCCCGACCATCCATGCGGGAGGTCGTCAAGGCATTGGAGCCTGTACTCGACATGGATGACTTTTTTCCAGCGGGACCATTCGTGCTCACCATCGTTGTCGAGGATGAAAAGGTGATGGACATGAAGGTGGAGACTGAGGAGAAGCACCAAAGCCATCACCAGAACCATCAGGATAGGCACCGACATAAATACCCCGAATCGGTGATCCATGATGACATTGTGATCCATGGAGACAACAGACAGGTTGCCGGTTTCACCGGTGTGTTGCGGCGGCAACAGAGGACACTGAGTTACCACCGGGAAAGAGGGGCTTAG